One Zingiber officinale cultivar Zhangliang chromosome 10B, Zo_v1.1, whole genome shotgun sequence genomic window, TATTTATAGCTTTCAAGTCGAGCTATGTGTTGTTTTATTCAATTCCACTCTACTTAAATTATCATAAGTCACAAAAATATTAATCATGAAGACTTACAATTGACTCAAAGGaaataaagtattttaaaaaataggtATTTTAGTTTACATCCCTACTAAACAGACCTAACTCTCTCCTAATCCAAGTGTGTACATCTTGATAGTACACAAAAGTTGGGCATAAAAAACAATTATTTCTCTCAACATATAAAAAAACTCGTAGACTTGTGTTTAAGTCAAACCTATCATCTTGATGTAGTTCATATCTCATTTGAATACCAAGCTGTTTCCTCTGAACTTCTCGGAGAAAGCTACCATAAAAGTCTATTTAATGCATcccttcctctttctcttcctctaatGCATATCCCTCTTCTCTTCATTCTTTCCATGCATATTGCTGTGTCTCCAGAGTGCAGGTAGTCATCCTTTTCCTTTGGGAAATCTTTCCTTCCAGGAAGAAGATAGAAAAGGCTCAGCATGGGAACTCAAGTTCAATCACCCCCTGAGAACTACGACAGTAGACAAAATCAGGTAACAGTAGTCTATATTTCTACTTTGTAAATTTATCAGTACAGTAGCTTCCTTCGCATCTTACAGTATGCTCAGTAATATCAGTTTTATGTACATCAAGAACACTTGAATTCATTGGCAGAGAAGGATTTGCAGACTCAATTAATTAGTTTGATTATCATTAGGTTTATCTAGCTCGGTGTCAAAAGGATAGACATCAATTTTCAGCTGTGTCCACAAGAAACGAGCGGTATCAAAAACTACTGATGCCAGCTTTTTCATTCCTGTGGAAAACGTTtataatggaaaaaaaaaaaaatcaaacttgtGGACGTCATCGATCGATTTGGTGTTCCATTTGCTTGGATTAGTTGAAAACAAATGACTCCCATATCTCGCCGTAGTGTATGCCAACTGGGAAAACTTGCCGATCGATCGATTTAAAATATTCTCACGTGATGACTCCGATTCTGTATCCAAGCCTGTGATGGGACACGGGATCTATGGAATCGAGAATATAAAacaaatttttagttaaatttgttTAAGAtcgaataaatataattaatctgTTGTTGAATTGGGAGCTGAGATTCAGAGATTGGTTTCATAAATCAAATGGTTTCTGGTCAATGGCAGagcgagaaggagaaggagaaggcgaTCGACGACTGGCTTCCCATCACATCCTCCCGCAACGCCAAGTGGTGGTACTCCGCCTTCCACAATGTCACTGCCATGGTCGGAGCTGGCGTCCTCAGTTTGCCTTACGCCATGTCCGAACTCGGATGGTACAAACGCAGTTGAtgattgattttttaatttttcctacTTGTTTTCTTCTCAAATTGAGGATCATATCGCAGGGGGCCTGGGATCGCCGTGATGGTCATATCATGGATCGTGACCCTGTACACCCTGTGGCAAATGGTGGAGATGCACGAGATGGTTCCCGGGAAGCGATTCGATCGGTACCACGAGTTGGGACAATATGCTTTCGGCGAGAAGCTAGGCCTTTACATCGTCGTTCCCCAGCAGCTGATTGTGGAAGTCGGCGTCTGCATCGTCTACATGGTCACCGGCGGCAGATCCCTCAAGAAGTTCCACGACGTCGTCTGCTCTGACTGCAAGCAGATCAAGCTCACCTTTTTCATCATGATCTTCGCCTCTGTGCACTTTGTCCTCTCGCAGCTTCCCAACTTCAACTCTATTTCCGGGATATCTCTGGCCGCCGCTGTTATGTCTTTCAGGTACGTACTCGATAAAATTACTTCacggtcgatcgatcgatcaatcgatcgatcgatcaaaaaACAAAAGGACTGACTACTAATTCCTTGCTCGATCCATTCTAGTTATTCTACCATTGCATGGGTGGCTTCGGTGGACAAGGGGAAGCAGGAGCATGTGGAATACGGTTACAAATCTGATACACAAGAAAGGACTGTGATGAGGTTCCTGGCGGCGCTGGGAGATGTGGCCTTCGCGTACGCCGGCCACAACGTGGTGCTGGAAATCCAAGCCACCATTCCTTCCACTCCCGAGAAGCCTTCCAAGAAGCCGATGTGGAAGGGCGTGATCGTCGCCTACATCGTCGTCGCCCTCTGCTACTTCCCCGTGGCTTTCGTCGGCTACTGGGCCTTCGGCAACGGAGTCGAGGACAACATCCTGGTCTCTCTAAGCAGACCGCACTGGCTAATTGCCATGGCCAACATGATGGTCGTCGTTCACGTGATCGGAAGCTACCAGGTGATCcgatccacatatatatatataatcgatCATCATTCCAAATTAATTATCCTCGATTCTGCAGATCTACGCGATGCCTGTGTTCGACATGATGGAGACGGTGCTGGTCAAAAGGCTTCGCTTTCCTCCTGGTCTAACTCTTCGCCTGATAACACGAAGTGCTTATGTTGGTAAGCCTCTCCCTCCATTAATTTCCTCAATCGCACTTTAACGATTCGATTCAGTAAATCGTGGAGCAGAGAACTAAATTCCTTGGACTGTGAACTACCATGCAGCATTCACCATGTTCGTCGGCATAACCTTCCCCTTCTTCGGCGGACTACTCTCTTTCTTCGGTGGATTCGCGTTCGCCCCGACCACATACTTCGTGAGTGCTCCACACACTTACCTTACATTACCACCACATTGTAACAAACCATTTGATATTGCCATTATGATTCCAGCTTCCTTGCATCATGTGGCTTGCTATTTACAAACCCAGAAGGTTTAGCTTATCTTGGATCACTAATTGGGTAAGCAAGTCAAGAACATCTCTTCCTTGCATATCATCTCTGTCAGAATTAACGAACCTGAATATGAATATTAATTTGTTTGGCTTTTTTTGGTTTTCCCCTTTCTTAGATCTGTATAATTCTTGGGGTCCTGCTGATGATCTTGGCTCCTATTGGTGCATTGCGAGACATCATCGGAAACATAATAGACAAGCAATACAAGTTCTACCAATGAGAAAGGCCGGTGTTGACTTGGGAACGAGTTGGGTGGGGATTCATAGCGAGCCAAATTAAATACCAAGGAAAACGTAAGAGGCACATTGTGAAATGAAGTGCATTGTGTGATGTCAACAAACGggcaattgattaaattattgatCGAGCGCAATTCAATTGCTTGGAGTGCGAGTTGTTGTACAATGAATGTATATTACTTATACTTTACTCTTTAAATATAAATCACTGTTTATTTAGGAGGACGacaataaaaactataaaaaaatcaACCTGAAATTTTTTGTTTCGAATCCtgaaattttttcttattttcctccatgaaaaaaaaaataaattatatcccTTTTAATAAACAGACTGAAAATCaatttgtaaatttatttttaacactTTTTATCCATCTAAATCAGACAGACAACAACTTTCTCTTCTCTCGTTCTCCTCATAAGAATCATAGCTAAATTTTTCTGTAATCATGGTACATTTCACAACTACGGGTAATGGTAGAGCCAGAAATTTTATAGCCCTAGGTTAATCTCGAGCGAGCTGATAAAAAAAAAGCTCTCGGGCTACCTTCCTCCCTCTCACACGTTCTTCCTTTCTCTCATCGCAAATCCAAATTGTAGCTCCTCTTTAATGTTGTCGATCCCCGGGCTAAAGTCTTATCAGTCTCAAAAATGGTATTGCATTCCTTATCAGTCGACAAATAACTTGGTTCAGTTGATCAATCCAAATATGATAACCACATACATCAGATCGAATCAACGGCGGAAAGGAAATTCTAGATTCCATCGACGAATTAGCGAGATCAGTCGACAAAATAGCATGATTTACAAGATCCAAAGGGTCGAATCAAAGAAAAGAAGGAATGGCATGGAGTTCAGTAGACAGATAGTTGGATTAGTCGATCGAAAGGTTCAATTTATGGaacatggatcagtcgactgaacagtgCCTATAAAAAGGCTCGGTGACCGAGCTGAGAATCAACTCATTCATTCATTTCGATCACACTCACTATTTCGTCTTTGCTGTTGCTACGTGTGCAAGTTTTGCTATTACTGTGCCGAGAGGTCATCCGACAACTTATGCCTAAGACTTACTTTTCGTTGTCAGTGTATTTTATATTTGTACTTGCATTGTAATTTCTCATCTTATATATCTGTACGATTTAAgcatttagtggattgcccattaacgcgggccttggagtagtagtcgTTGGACTACGAACCCAGTAAAAacaaagtgttttttttttgtttgtcttCTCCCCATTCTGCTGCACTTtgatatattttaaagaaaaggttttaaacGAATGAGATTCACCTCCTCTCTCTTCTCTTACGattcaataattggtatcagagctaatttGTTCTAATAGCTTAACGAATTTTTGAGCTTCTTAAAACCTTTTCTATTCTTtgaaaaaagttttcttttcattttttttctatagCATTATTTTTATCTCAAACTAATAATCCCAAgagaaagtcttggaaattccttttctatttatATCCTCTTGTAAAAATGTCGATGCCAACTATTTGTCCTTCACTATTAAACGGAGATTACTTGAGTTATTGGAAATGGAGGATGGAGTGTTTCCTCAAATCCAACATTGATATGTGGTTCATGATCATAAAGGGTACTCACTACCAACCGAATATGAAGAACCACTAGATCTGAAAGTGAAATCCCAAAATGATGAAGAAAGCCTAAATCAACTGCAAGGCGATGAACACCCTCCAATGTagtttaacaaaggaggagctcaatCGAGTTGAGCGTTTTGAAAATTCCAAAAAACTTTAGGATCGATTAGTCAAGTTGCACGAATGAACCGATGACTCTAAGGTAACATGAGATcttcttttaaattaattatttaatattaaaatattgcaTGGAGAAATCATGACTCAACTATACACAAGAATAAAAGACATCATTAATAGGCTCCACCTCATTGATCACCAATAAAAAATTGTGATGTAATAAGGTACACGCTAAACTCTTTCCCTCGAAATAAAGTGCAGACATCTATGATATATAGATGCCAATAAAATTTTgaaggatctttcaattattaaattagataaattaCTTTATAAAGTAGAATTATATGAATAGATTAACTCTTGTCAAACTGAGCAGGGGTATAGCTCTATATATAAGGAACTATAGTGCTAAACATTTCAAAAAGCGCAGCGGGAAAATAAGTTcctatccagaagatccatgcaaaggaaaccatatacttagttttgttaaaagatatatacttttgttgcgtgcccttcgcaatcctgacagcaacgtttctttaggatgtagatctcagcacgatcaatacgtccgcgcctctatggtatccacaggAACATATTCTCCGTCCGTCTCATGAACTCAcgaaatggagaaagaaacaagcaaaggttgtgctagcaacctcttgtggaagttctggccaagagtggaagaaggaagaagagcaaaaaccaagaagagcacaatcacccaaaaggtcacttcatctatataaggtgacttcacaaaaggattactttaccaaataggttacttcatcaaaaaggttactttaccaaaaatgttcacctaaaggttacttttttcaaatgactttttgtattcatcaaatgaatacaaaatatttttatctcttgatcttctttttgattaatgatatattaatctctattaatattcattaatcttaataggttggatttagaatattagaataaccattaacccaataagtcattaatccaataaaccaatgagtctaacccattactcaataagtctaatccgaattcattcgagtctaactcaacgTGTATAATTCAGattaaacttaaccccataatccatctccaaatcaacatgttaTTTGTGTGTGATctaataggctctcgtaacgttggcaatgtatctaaaaccattttagaaacataagcaatgagtgacatctagcaatgcatcattgctatccaagtgacaagaatgtcgagatccggcCTAACTtttctgtgtctattatcttgtatgactcaattcttctatccttgatatctagattaatcaatgaggcatagaacgtgtcatcctcttatcaatctttgtgtttcttgatctctaagtagacactcaatcaaataagctcaatatctcatattaactcatttgagcatgaccatgcattcttgtgtcctactaatcaaggggcccacagatatctcttccgtcatatggaagggatagaacccatctatatcactcacatccctctgcacaattcattgcatacccagtgatcgactttattgtccaccttgttacaggtgacgtttgacgataccaaagtacacaactccttatgtaaggaaccgtagtgacttcaggtctaaagactattcataccaatagtcacatgagaatatttatgacacttatataacgatccatgaaacattctcatggtgggtcatttagtatatattctctaatatatacccatgtgtcaacctgatatcttatatccatgacttgtaagattaagtcatctgttgacctatatgctagtctcaatgcattaatattgtccttgtatattaatgcttgactaggaatagttaagagaagtattccatgtatatctacaatatctcactatcaattcaaccaattgatatgttgtagataagaacctactacccaagtgATAGATCGTTTAAAgcgatagagagggggggtgaatatcgctcgtataaaaactattcttttaatcttttgaaaccaaagtcgtgcagaagaaataagaaaagagacaaggtttttttacttcgttcggagcctagctcgactcttactcgaaggcccgcggtccttgaccgcactgatgggcaaaacactataatccttctttccgaactcctcggaaagaagtgaatcgtacaagtacagatatataagatagtaacacttctactatcttataGAATTAAAGTGCAGTGCAAAaagtaaagctataccgacaaaagTAGTAATAAATCGTAGCTCGGTCGGCAATCGTATGAAGTTGCTTGCAAAGTTGATGATGACTTATcgcgtgagcagcttgcagaagtacacaggagtcgatcagAAAAGTACTTGTTGCCTCTTACTtcgagccttaatttataggagtatgaaggttcggtcgaccgaaccagcttcgatCCCCTCCAGCTggaatctgacgctggctcgaatctctggcattaatttatctttaaatttttggtcgaccgatcatgcctttcggttgaccgaacagcttccttccctgttcgtcatgATTCTGCCAAGATCATCCTTTAATGCTGAATAAATGTGATtgaatcagtcgaccgatccccaggtttggtcgaccgatcaacttaTTTCCTTTGCTactgatcgatgctgatgatctatcctgtgctgagtcactaaggttcggtcgaccgatcttactgttcggttgAGCCATCAGTCTTTGATCGGACTCTGATCTGTTCTGAGATGTTAGCTGCTTTGTATTGATCTCGTTCGATCAACTGATCCAGTCGGTCTTGCTACAGAAAGTTAAGCAAAAACTATTTCctacaaaacagatgttagaacaGTAGTAATATAATGCAAGATTAATAATATGAAAGATAGtataactgtcttgatctcaacttggaaaccttcccggtttcttcagttggatcagtgacctaaggttgttcccttctagaacccgacctcactatcactcctccagttgtttacctcaacctacccgccaaacttagatcctccagatctagtttagacttttcacttagctttgatcggctcgccacgacttttctcttgatcttaggttctccagacctctcgatcatactgccaagcttcaggtcctctcgacctccttggacttgcacctgggttccacgatctgctaagatttctcctgcctagcctccaactaggtctttcttggttgagtaaacatcctgcacactcagtcaactggttagatcataacaagacttaacttgaacctttgacaacatcaaaactcaggtttgattttggtgcggcttgcaccaacaatctccccctttttgatgtttggcaaccaaggttcaaagttaagttcaaatatgcaacaagtaaataaagaAGTAATTTTTCTCCCTCTGAGTTAAATAACTCCCCCCTGAATTCActgtctctccccctttgacatacatcaaaaataggggaaaacccaaaaaccaagtaagattgttgaaaaattttactaagtaatgtaaattttgaataaaattgtttgaaaaatttactaagtaaagtaaattttgaataaaattgttgaaaaatttactaagtaaagtaaattttgaaaaaattttactaagtaaaaaattgaaataaaattgttgaaaaattttactaagtaaagtaaattttgaataaaattttgaaaaaattttactaagtaaaaaattgaaataaaattgttgaaaaattttactaagtaaagtaaattttgaataaaatttttgaaaaaaattttactaagtaaaaaattgaaataaaattgttgaaaaattttactaagtaaagtaaatttttcaaaaattttactaattaaaaaattgaataaaattgttgaaaaattttactaaaaatttaaacatattactaaaattttgaaaaactttactaaaataattttgaaaaatagttttttttaataatattaagttaaataatcttgaaaaagaagaaaatttcactaagtcaaaaataagtttgaaaaattttggaaattaaaataaaatttaaaaatttgaaaattatatatttttttaaaaatatattttgaaaagaagttgGTCATTAAACAAAAAAGATATAAACTTAAAAATCttgtttgaagctccccctaaaattgacaaattcctaaGAGGCCAAGCATGGGTAGGAAAACTAAGGAaaattgtcctt contains:
- the LOC122030543 gene encoding lysine histidine transporter 1-like, with amino-acid sequence MGTQVQSPPENYDSRQNQSEKEKEKAIDDWLPITSSRNAKWWYSAFHNVTAMVGAGVLSLPYAMSELGWGPGIAVMVISWIVTLYTLWQMVEMHEMVPGKRFDRYHELGQYAFGEKLGLYIVVPQQLIVEVGVCIVYMVTGGRSLKKFHDVVCSDCKQIKLTFFIMIFASVHFVLSQLPNFNSISGISLAAAVMSFSYSTIAWVASVDKGKQEHVEYGYKSDTQERTVMRFLAALGDVAFAYAGHNVVLEIQATIPSTPEKPSKKPMWKGVIVAYIVVALCYFPVAFVGYWAFGNGVEDNILVSLSRPHWLIAMANMMVVVHVIGSYQIYAMPVFDMMETVLVKRLRFPPGLTLRLITRSAYVAFTMFVGITFPFFGGLLSFFGGFAFAPTTYFLPCIMWLAIYKPRRFSLSWITNWICIILGVLLMILAPIGALRDIIGNIIDKQYKFYQ